From the Streptomyces sp. Tu 2975 genome, one window contains:
- a CDS encoding DUF3117 domain-containing protein, with translation MAAMKPRTGDGPLEVTKEGRGIVMRVPLEGGGRLVVELTPDEADALGDALKKVVG, from the coding sequence ATGGCGGCCATGAAGCCGCGGACGGGCGACGGCCCGCTCGAGGTGACAAAGGAGGGGCGGGGCATCGTCATGCGCGTTCCGCTCGAAGGCGGCGGTCGGCTTGTCGTCGAACTGACTCCGGACGAAGCCGATGCACTCGGTGACGCCCTGAAGAAGGTCGTCGGCTGA
- a CDS encoding sec-independent translocase encodes MFNDIGALELVALVVLAVLIFGPDKLPKVIQDASRFIRKVRAFSESAKEDIRTELGPEFKDFEFEDLNPKAFIRKQLAENEDLKDLKELRSSFDLKKEINEVADAVNGTEHSGVSDSSVPAAVNGSSSGGPDLLKKGEKPARDDRPPFDADAT; translated from the coding sequence GTGTTCAATGACATAGGCGCACTGGAGCTGGTGGCGCTCGTGGTCCTCGCCGTGCTCATCTTCGGCCCCGACAAGCTGCCGAAGGTCATCCAGGACGCCAGCCGCTTCATCCGGAAGGTCCGCGCGTTCTCCGAGAGCGCGAAAGAGGACATCCGCACCGAGCTCGGGCCCGAGTTCAAGGACTTCGAGTTCGAGGACCTCAACCCGAAGGCTTTCATCCGCAAGCAGCTCGCGGAGAACGAGGATCTGAAGGACCTCAAGGAGCTCCGCAGCAGCTTCGATCTCAAGAAGGAGATCAACGAGGTCGCCGACGCCGTCAACGGAACGGAGCATTCCGGTGTGTCGGACAGTTCCGTGCCCGCCGCGGTGAACGGTTCCTCCTCAGGCGGCCCCGACCTGCTCAAGAAGGGCGAGAAGCCGGCCCGAGACGACCGCCCGCCCTTCGACGCAGACGCCACCTGA
- a CDS encoding trypsin-like peptidase domain-containing protein: protein MRSRSRIRTRISSTSTGPRIRTRRSIHSRARAVARRAHPGRSASRPGAAAAAVLCLAPVRPLERAGNAVHPPGEPAAPRRRRRGPLLIGALVVALVAGGTGGVIGAYVERNGGVTRIELPQAGRESADRAPGSVAGIAASALPSVVTLHVSGDAEQGTGTGFVLDEQGHILTNHHVVDPAGTSGDISITFSGGETAKATLVGKDSGYDLAVVKVTGVSGLKPLPLGNSDNVRVGDPVVAIGAPFDLQNTVTSGIISAKERPITAGGDKGDGSDISYVDALQTDAPINPGNSGGPLVDGKAQVIGINSAIRAADTGAGTDGAQAGSIGLGFAIPINQGKRVAEELINTGKATHPVIGVSLDMKFAGDGARVGDKGQDDSPAVTPGGPAAKAGVRPGDVVTEVDGRRVHSGEELIVKIRAHRPGDELELTLRRGGDERTVTLVLGSADSS, encoded by the coding sequence ATGCGCAGCCGCAGCCGCATCCGCACCCGGATCAGCAGCACCAGCACCGGTCCTCGCATCCGCACCCGCCGCAGCATCCACAGCCGGGCCCGCGCTGTCGCCCGCCGCGCCCACCCCGGCCGGTCCGCCTCCCGCCCCGGAGCGGCCGCAGCCGCTGTCCTCTGTCTGGCTCCAGTACGACCCCTGGAGCGCGCCGGGAACGCCGTTCACCCACCCGGGGAGCCGGCCGCCCCCCGCAGGCGCCGACGCGGTCCGCTGCTGATCGGGGCCCTCGTCGTCGCGCTCGTCGCCGGCGGTACCGGCGGTGTCATAGGCGCCTATGTGGAGCGCAACGGCGGTGTGACCCGCATCGAGCTTCCGCAGGCCGGTCGCGAGAGCGCCGACCGGGCACCCGGCAGCGTCGCCGGCATCGCCGCGAGCGCCCTGCCGAGCGTCGTCACCCTGCATGTCAGCGGCGACGCGGAACAGGGCACCGGAACCGGATTCGTGCTCGACGAGCAGGGTCACATCCTCACCAACCACCATGTCGTGGACCCGGCCGGCACCTCCGGCGACATCTCGATCACCTTCAGCGGCGGCGAGACGGCCAAGGCCACCCTCGTCGGCAAGGACAGCGGCTATGACCTGGCCGTGGTCAAGGTGACCGGGGTCAGCGGACTGAAACCGCTGCCGCTGGGCAACTCCGACAACGTCCGGGTCGGCGATCCCGTCGTCGCCATCGGCGCACCGTTCGACCTCCAGAACACGGTCACCTCGGGAATCATCAGCGCCAAGGAGCGGCCGATCACCGCCGGCGGTGACAAGGGCGACGGCAGCGACATCAGCTATGTCGACGCCCTGCAGACCGACGCACCGATAAACCCCGGCAATTCGGGCGGCCCGCTCGTGGACGGCAAGGCCCAGGTCATCGGCATCAACAGCGCCATCCGTGCCGCGGACACCGGTGCGGGGACCGACGGGGCCCAGGCGGGCTCCATCGGGCTCGGCTTCGCGATTCCCATCAACCAGGGCAAGCGCGTCGCGGAGGAGCTGATCAACACCGGCAAGGCCACGCATCCCGTGATCGGGGTCAGCCTCGACATGAAGTTCGCCGGTGACGGGGCCCGCGTCGGTGACAAGGGCCAGGACGACTCCCCCGCCGTCACACCGGGCGGTCCCGCGGCCAAGGCGGGCGTCAGGCCGGGCGATGTCGTCACCGAGGTCGACGGCCGGCGGGTGCACAGCGGCGAGGAGCTGATAGTGAAGATCCGCGCGCACCGCCCGGGCGACGAGCTCGAGCTGACGCTGCGTCGCGGCGGGGACGAGCGGACGGTGACGCTTGTGCTCGGCTCCGCGGACAGCTCATGA
- a CDS encoding CBS domain-containing protein: MAAGAPRVFVSHLAGVPVFDPNGDQVGRVRDLVAMLRVGRRPPRLLGLVVEVISRRRIFLPMTRVTGIESGQVITTGVLNVRRFEQRPTERLVLGELLDRRVRLVESGEEVTVLDVAIQQLPARRDWEIDKVFVRRGKGGALRRKGETLTLEWSAVTGFSLEEHGQGAENLLATFEQLRPADLANVLHHLSPKRRAEVAAALDDDRLADVLEELPDDDQVEILGKLKEERAADVLEAMDPDDAADLLSELPEADKERLLALMRPGDAADVRRLMAYEERTAGGLMTTEPIVLRPDATVADALARVRQQDLSPALAAQVYVCRPPDETPTGKYLGTVHFQRLLRDPPFALVSSIVDSDLPPLSPDTPLRTVTQHLAAYNMVAAPVVDEGGSLLGAVTVDDVLDHLLPDDWRETEFEESAHG; the protein is encoded by the coding sequence ATGGCGGCAGGCGCCCCGCGGGTCTTCGTCTCGCACCTCGCCGGCGTGCCCGTCTTCGACCCCAACGGTGACCAGGTGGGACGCGTACGCGACCTGGTCGCGATGCTGCGCGTCGGCCGCCGGCCGCCGCGGCTGCTGGGCCTCGTGGTCGAGGTGATCAGCCGCCGCCGGATCTTCCTCCCCATGACGCGGGTGACGGGGATCGAGTCGGGCCAGGTCATCACCACCGGTGTCCTCAACGTCCGCCGCTTCGAGCAGCGTCCCACCGAGCGGCTGGTGCTCGGCGAGCTCCTGGACCGGCGGGTACGCCTCGTGGAGAGCGGCGAGGAGGTCACCGTGCTCGACGTGGCGATCCAGCAGCTGCCGGCCCGCCGCGACTGGGAGATCGACAAGGTCTTCGTGCGCCGGGGCAAGGGCGGGGCCCTGCGCCGCAAGGGCGAGACGCTGACCCTCGAGTGGTCCGCCGTCACCGGCTTCTCGCTCGAGGAGCACGGTCAGGGCGCGGAGAACCTGCTGGCCACCTTCGAGCAGCTGCGTCCGGCCGACCTCGCCAACGTGCTGCACCATCTGTCGCCCAAGCGGCGTGCCGAGGTGGCCGCGGCGCTCGACGACGACCGGCTCGCCGATGTGCTGGAGGAGCTGCCCGACGACGACCAGGTGGAGATCCTCGGCAAGCTCAAGGAGGAACGAGCGGCCGACGTCCTGGAGGCCATGGACCCGGACGACGCCGCCGACCTGCTGTCCGAGCTGCCGGAAGCGGACAAGGAGCGGCTGCTGGCCCTGATGCGGCCCGGCGACGCGGCGGACGTGCGTCGGCTGATGGCGTACGAGGAGCGCACCGCGGGCGGTCTGATGACGACGGAGCCGATCGTGCTGCGCCCCGACGCCACTGTGGCCGACGCCTTGGCCAGGGTGCGCCAGCAGGACCTCTCCCCCGCCCTCGCCGCGCAGGTGTACGTGTGCCGGCCGCCCGACGAGACGCCCACGGGGAAGTACCTCGGCACGGTGCACTTCCAGCGGCTGCTGCGGGACCCGCCGTTCGCGCTGGTCAGTTCGATCGTGGACAGCGACCTGCCGCCGCTGTCGCCGGACACCCCGCTGCGAACCGTCACCCAGCACCTCGCCGCCTACAACATGGTCGCGGCGCCGGTCGTCGACGAGGGCGGGTCGCTGCTGGGTGCCGTGACCGTCGACGACGTACTGGACCACCTGCTGCCTGACGACTGGCGCGAGACCGAGTTCGAGGAATCCGCCCATGGGTAG
- a CDS encoding O-methyltransferase gives MQSASRQLRGQERVINANQQTSWAFADAFVAEDDALRWARDRARESGLPSVSPGTGAALRLLAATADAKAVAEIGTGTGVSGIYLLHGMRPDGVLTTVDLEPERQQFAREAFRAAGFAGNRARFIPGRALDVLPRLADGGYDLVFCDGDRTESLDYLAESLRLLRPGGLVCFEGVFADGRTVDSAAQPAEVLRVRELLRAVRESHELLPTLLPVGDGLLCAVRRA, from the coding sequence ATACAGTCAGCGTCGCGCCAACTACGGGGACAGGAGAGGGTCATCAACGCCAACCAGCAGACGAGCTGGGCGTTCGCCGACGCCTTTGTCGCCGAGGACGACGCTCTGCGCTGGGCCCGGGACCGGGCCCGGGAGTCAGGGCTGCCCTCGGTGTCCCCGGGCACCGGCGCCGCTCTGCGACTGCTGGCGGCGACCGCCGACGCGAAAGCGGTGGCAGAGATCGGGACCGGGACGGGAGTCTCCGGCATCTACCTGCTGCACGGCATGCGCCCGGACGGCGTCCTGACCACGGTGGACCTCGAGCCGGAACGCCAGCAGTTCGCCCGTGAGGCCTTCCGTGCGGCCGGCTTCGCCGGGAACCGCGCCCGCTTCATCCCCGGCCGCGCGCTCGACGTCCTGCCACGGCTCGCGGACGGCGGATACGACCTCGTCTTCTGCGACGGCGACCGCACCGAGTCCCTCGACTACCTCGCTGAATCGTTGCGCCTGCTGAGGCCCGGCGGGCTCGTCTGCTTCGAGGGCGTGTTCGCCGACGGCCGTACGGTCGACTCCGCCGCGCAGCCCGCGGAGGTCCTCCGGGTGCGTGAGCTGCTGCGCGCGGTCCGCGAGAGCCATGAACTCCTGCCGACGCTGCTGCCGGTGGGCGACGGTCTCCTCTGCGCGGTCCGCCGCGCCTGA
- a CDS encoding DNA-3-methyladenine glycosylase I encodes MATGAAVPGPDGRLRCPWGLSTVEYVTYHDEEWGRPVHGDDALFERLCLEAFQSGLSWITILRRREGFRSAFDGFKIASVAAFTEADEERLLADPGIIRNRAKIRATLANAQVLADWPAGELDELIWSYAPGTALSAPRTIADVPAVTDGSTALAKALKKRGLRFVGPTTAYALMQACGLVDDHLADCVARGGGR; translated from the coding sequence GTGGCGACCGGCGCCGCCGTGCCGGGCCCGGACGGCAGGCTCCGGTGCCCCTGGGGACTGTCCACCGTCGAGTACGTCACGTACCACGACGAGGAGTGGGGCCGCCCGGTGCACGGCGACGACGCCCTGTTCGAACGGCTCTGCCTGGAGGCCTTCCAGTCCGGGCTGTCCTGGATCACGATCCTGCGCCGCAGGGAGGGCTTCCGCAGCGCCTTCGACGGCTTCAAGATCGCCTCGGTGGCCGCGTTCACCGAGGCCGACGAGGAGCGCCTGCTCGCCGACCCCGGCATCATCCGCAACCGCGCCAAGATCCGGGCGACCCTCGCCAACGCGCAGGTGCTCGCCGACTGGCCGGCCGGCGAGCTCGACGAGCTGATCTGGTCGTACGCGCCCGGCACGGCGCTGTCGGCACCCCGCACCATCGCCGACGTGCCGGCCGTCACCGACGGGTCCACCGCTCTGGCCAAGGCCCTCAAGAAGCGCGGACTGCGCTTCGTGGGCCCGACGACGGCGTACGCACTGATGCAGGCCTGCGGGCTCGTCGACGACCACCTCGCCGACTGCGTGGCGCGCGGCGGCGGCCGCTGA
- a CDS encoding DUF1003 domain-containing protein → MGSGETGPPDRFEQQGRMPAGASAAPRTRVRLDLPRAPRRSLLPDYDPEAFGRLSEKIARFLGTGRFLVWMTLTIIAWVVWNVSAPAQLRFDEYPFIFLTLALSLQASYAAPLILLAQNRQDDRDRVNLEQDRKQNERSIADTEYLTREVAALRMGLGEVPTRDWIRSELEDLVRTMDEQRVPSPHERTRGSDEDDR, encoded by the coding sequence ATGGGTAGCGGCGAGACCGGGCCGCCCGACCGGTTCGAGCAGCAGGGCCGCATGCCGGCGGGGGCGAGCGCCGCGCCGCGGACGCGGGTGCGGCTCGATCTGCCGCGGGCACCGCGCCGCAGTCTGCTGCCCGACTACGACCCGGAGGCCTTCGGGCGTCTCTCGGAGAAGATCGCGCGGTTCCTCGGCACGGGCCGGTTCCTCGTCTGGATGACCCTGACGATCATCGCCTGGGTGGTGTGGAACGTCAGCGCCCCCGCCCAGCTGCGCTTCGACGAGTACCCGTTCATCTTCCTGACCCTCGCGCTGTCCCTCCAGGCGTCGTACGCGGCGCCGCTGATCCTGCTGGCGCAGAACCGGCAGGACGACCGCGACCGGGTCAACCTGGAGCAGGACCGCAAGCAGAACGAGCGCTCGATCGCGGACACGGAGTATCTGACCCGTGAGGTCGCGGCGCTGCGGATGGGCCTCGGCGAGGTGCCGACGCGGGACTGGATCCGCTCCGAGCTGGAGGATCTGGTGAGGACGATGGACGAGCAGCGGGTCCCTTCCCCGCACGAGCGCACACGCGGTAGTGACGAAGACGACCGCTGA
- a CDS encoding magnesium and cobalt transport protein CorA, with the protein MSMIRDLRAAVRPSLRKSSTPYSGYDTTRDPSASSAVVDCAVYRDGRRLESTACLTPHEAMLRVREGGGFAWIGLHEPTEAEFAGIAAEFGLHPLAVEDAVHAHQRPKLERYDDTLFTVFKTIHYVEHAELTATSEVVETGEVMCFTGRDFVITVRHGGKGSLRALRHGLQKDAELLAKGPSAVLHAIADHVVDGYIAVAEAVQDDIDEVEIDVFSAPAKGSPRGGDAGRIYQLKREVLEFKRAVSPLLRPMQLLSERPMRLVDPDIQKYFRDVADHLARVQEEVIGFDELLNSILQANLAQATVAQNEDMRKITSWAAIIAVPTAVCGIYGMNFDHMPELKWKYGYPLVLTGIAVVCFAIHRTLKRNGWL; encoded by the coding sequence ATGTCGATGATCCGTGACCTGCGCGCAGCGGTCCGCCCCTCGCTGCGCAAGAGCAGCACCCCGTACAGCGGCTACGACACCACCCGTGACCCCTCCGCCTCCAGCGCGGTCGTCGACTGCGCCGTCTACCGTGACGGCCGGCGCCTCGAGAGCACCGCGTGCCTGACGCCCCACGAGGCGATGCTGCGGGTGCGGGAGGGCGGCGGTTTCGCCTGGATCGGGCTGCACGAGCCGACGGAGGCCGAATTCGCCGGTATCGCCGCGGAGTTCGGGCTCCACCCGCTCGCCGTCGAGGACGCGGTCCACGCCCACCAGCGGCCCAAGCTGGAGCGGTACGACGACACCCTGTTCACCGTCTTCAAGACGATCCACTACGTCGAGCACGCGGAACTCACCGCCACCAGCGAGGTCGTGGAGACCGGCGAGGTGATGTGCTTCACGGGCCGGGACTTCGTCATCACCGTGCGGCACGGCGGCAAGGGTTCGCTGCGCGCGCTGCGGCACGGGCTGCAGAAGGACGCCGAGCTGCTCGCCAAGGGCCCCTCCGCGGTGCTGCACGCCATCGCCGACCATGTCGTCGACGGCTACATCGCCGTCGCGGAGGCCGTGCAGGACGACATCGACGAGGTGGAGATCGACGTCTTCTCCGCGCCCGCCAAGGGCAGCCCGCGCGGTGGCGACGCGGGGCGGATCTACCAGCTCAAGCGCGAGGTGCTGGAGTTCAAGCGGGCCGTCTCCCCGCTGCTGCGTCCGATGCAGCTGCTGAGCGAGCGGCCGATGCGACTCGTGGACCCCGACATCCAGAAGTACTTCCGCGACGTCGCCGACCACCTCGCGCGCGTGCAGGAGGAGGTCATCGGCTTCGACGAGCTGCTGAACTCCATCCTCCAGGCCAACCTGGCCCAGGCGACCGTCGCCCAGAACGAGGACATGCGCAAGATCACCTCCTGGGCGGCGATCATCGCCGTCCCCACGGCGGTCTGCGGCATCTACGGCATGAACTTCGACCACATGCCGGAGCTGAAGTGGAAGTACGGCTATCCCCTGGTGCTCACGGGCATCGCGGTGGTCTGTTTCGCCATCCACCGCACGCTCAAGCGCAACGGCTGGCTGTAG
- the sigE gene encoding RNA polymerase sigma factor SigE produces the protein MVGAPLDTTRADRGGAAAPADRGGVLRRLLRSVGEPKSVTNTADRSTPSDSVTTATFASDAESQAWTPPTWEEIVSTHSARVYRLAYRLTGNQHDAEDLTQEVFVRVFRSLSTYTPGTFEGWLHRITTNLFLDMVRRKQRIRFDALGDDAAERLPSREPSPQQVFNDSHFDADVQHALDTLAPEFRAAVVLCDIEGLSYEEIAATLGVKLGTVRSRIHRGRSHLRKALQHRSPEARAEQQRSLAGAVGLAGEGGPA, from the coding sequence ATGGTAGGGGCTCCGCTGGACACCACCAGAGCCGACAGGGGAGGTGCGGCTGCACCTGCGGATCGGGGAGGAGTGCTGAGGCGCCTTCTCAGGTCGGTGGGTGAGCCGAAATCCGTGACCAACACTGCTGACCGTTCTACGCCCTCCGACTCCGTCACCACGGCGACCTTCGCATCGGATGCGGAATCGCAGGCCTGGACCCCTCCCACGTGGGAGGAGATCGTCAGCACGCACAGCGCACGGGTCTACCGCCTCGCGTACCGCCTGACGGGCAACCAGCACGACGCGGAGGACCTCACACAAGAGGTCTTCGTCCGCGTCTTCCGCTCCCTGTCGACGTACACGCCCGGCACCTTCGAGGGCTGGCTCCACAGGATCACCACGAACCTCTTCCTGGACATGGTCCGCCGCAAGCAGCGGATCCGCTTCGACGCCCTCGGCGACGACGCGGCGGAGCGTCTGCCCAGCCGGGAGCCGTCGCCCCAGCAGGTCTTCAACGACAGCCACTTCGACGCGGACGTGCAGCATGCGCTGGACACCCTCGCGCCCGAGTTCCGCGCCGCCGTGGTGCTCTGTGACATCGAGGGCCTGTCGTACGAGGAGATCGCCGCGACCCTGGGCGTGAAGCTCGGCACCGTCCGCAGTCGCATCCACCGTGGCCGCTCCCACCTGCGCAAGGCACTGCAGCACCGTTCGCCGGAGGCGCGCGCGGAGCAGCAGCGCTCGCTGGCGGGTGCCGTGGGCCTGGCGGGGGAGGGTGGACCGGCGTGA
- a CDS encoding DivIVA domain-containing protein gives MFWFLLIAMVVVIAAVTLVVVGGSDSAALPEAPPEQLVDPLPPGRPVGRADVDALRLPVGLRGYRMADVDDVLGRLGAELAERDARIAELESALAGAQATAAGRRDMFTKPGEEPGR, from the coding sequence GTGTTCTGGTTCTTGCTGATCGCGATGGTCGTGGTCATCGCGGCGGTCACGCTCGTGGTGGTCGGCGGCAGTGACAGCGCGGCACTGCCGGAGGCCCCTCCGGAGCAGTTGGTGGACCCGCTGCCGCCCGGGCGCCCCGTCGGCCGCGCCGACGTCGATGCCCTCCGCCTCCCCGTCGGCCTGCGCGGCTACCGGATGGCGGACGTGGACGACGTACTCGGCCGCCTCGGCGCGGAGCTCGCGGAAAGGGACGCGCGCATCGCCGAACTGGAGTCCGCGCTCGCCGGGGCCCAGGCCACCGCGGCGGGCCGGCGGGACATGTTCACCAAGCCCGGAGAGGAGCCGGGCCGGTGA
- the folP gene encoding dihydropteroate synthase, with protein MLRLGRREFDAHEPVIMAIVNRTPDSFYDQGSTFRDEPALSRVEQAVAEGAAIIDIGGVKAGPGEEVSAEEEARRTVGFVAEVRRRHPDVVISVDTWRHDVGAAVCEAGADVLNDAWGGVDPKLAEVAARYGAGLVCTHAGGAEPRTRPHRVAYDDVTADILRVTLALAERAVGLGVRRDGIMIDPGHDFGKNTRHSLEATRRLGEMTETGWPVLVSLSNKDFVGETLDKPVKERVLGTLATTAVSAWLGAQVYRVHEVAETKQVLDMVASIAGHRPPAVARRGLA; from the coding sequence ATGCTGCGGCTGGGACGGCGCGAGTTCGACGCGCACGAGCCGGTGATCATGGCGATCGTGAACCGGACGCCCGACTCCTTCTACGACCAGGGCTCGACGTTCCGGGACGAGCCCGCTCTGTCCCGCGTCGAGCAGGCGGTGGCCGAGGGCGCCGCCATCATCGACATCGGCGGGGTGAAGGCCGGTCCCGGCGAAGAGGTGTCCGCCGAGGAGGAGGCGCGGCGCACGGTCGGCTTCGTGGCCGAGGTGCGGCGACGCCACCCGGACGTGGTGATCAGCGTCGACACCTGGCGCCACGACGTGGGAGCGGCGGTGTGCGAGGCGGGCGCCGACGTGCTGAACGACGCGTGGGGCGGCGTGGACCCGAAGCTGGCCGAGGTCGCCGCGCGGTACGGGGCCGGTCTGGTGTGCACCCACGCGGGCGGCGCCGAACCGCGCACGCGCCCGCACCGGGTGGCGTACGACGACGTGACGGCGGACATTCTCCGCGTGACGCTCGCGCTGGCGGAGCGGGCGGTCGGGCTCGGCGTCCGCAGGGACGGGATCATGATCGATCCCGGCCATGACTTCGGCAAGAACACCCGGCACAGCCTGGAGGCGACCCGCCGGCTCGGGGAGATGACGGAGACCGGCTGGCCGGTGCTGGTGTCCTTGTCGAACAAGGACTTCGTCGGGGAGACCCTCGACAAGCCGGTCAAGGAGCGGGTGCTGGGCACCCTGGCGACCACGGCGGTCTCCGCCTGGCTGGGCGCGCAGGTCTACCGCGTGCACGAGGTGGCGGAGACCAAGCAGGTCCTGGACATGGTGGCCTCGATCGCGGGCCACCGTCCGCCGGCGGTCGCCCGCCGCGGTCTCGCCTGA
- a CDS encoding enoyl-CoA hydratase-related protein, whose translation MADSVLYDVNDGLATITINRPEAMNAMNVDAKVALRDAVQAAAADTAVRAVLLTATGKAFCVGQDLKEHVSLLAADRESGSGGTMSTVREHYNPIVRALTGMQKPVVAGVNGVAAGAGLGFALAADYRVVADTAKFTTSFAGVALTADSGVSWTLPRLIGQSRAADLLLFPRSFSAQEAYEWGIANKLVPADELAAEAAAVARALADGPTLAYAALKESMAYGADRSLSEALDKEEEMQAKAGASEDHAIAVQAFLAKETPKYLGR comes from the coding sequence ATGGCCGACTCCGTGCTGTACGACGTGAACGACGGACTCGCGACGATCACGATCAACCGGCCCGAGGCCATGAACGCGATGAACGTCGACGCGAAGGTGGCTCTGCGCGACGCCGTGCAGGCCGCGGCCGCCGACACGGCGGTGCGGGCGGTGCTGCTGACCGCCACCGGCAAGGCGTTCTGCGTGGGCCAGGACCTCAAGGAGCACGTGTCCCTGCTCGCCGCCGACCGTGAGTCCGGCAGCGGCGGGACCATGAGCACCGTGCGGGAGCACTACAACCCGATCGTCCGGGCGCTGACCGGGATGCAGAAGCCGGTCGTCGCCGGGGTCAACGGCGTGGCAGCCGGTGCCGGCCTCGGGTTCGCGCTGGCCGCCGACTACCGGGTCGTCGCCGACACGGCCAAATTCACGACGTCCTTCGCGGGCGTGGCGCTCACCGCCGATTCCGGCGTGTCCTGGACGCTGCCCCGGCTGATCGGGCAGAGCCGCGCCGCCGACCTGCTGCTCTTCCCCCGCTCGTTCTCCGCGCAGGAGGCGTACGAGTGGGGCATCGCGAACAAGCTCGTCCCGGCGGACGAGCTGGCCGCGGAGGCCGCCGCCGTGGCCCGCGCGCTGGCCGACGGGCCCACGCTCGCCTACGCCGCGCTGAAGGAGTCGATGGCCTACGGCGCGGACCGTTCGCTGAGCGAGGCGCTCGACAAGGAGGAGGAGATGCAGGCGAAGGCGGGCGCCTCCGAGGACCATGCGATCGCGGTGCAGGCGTTCCTCGCCAAGGAGACCCCCAAGTACCTCGGCCGCTGA
- a CDS encoding zf-HC2 domain-containing protein, whose translation MSGTGPTPAEQHLGDRLAALVDGELEHDARDRVLAHLATCPRCKAEADAQRRLKNVFAQSAPPPLSEGLLARLQGLPAGPGAGDDDEPGPFGGGRAAGGVFGALNPSAGRPRDPRAETFGYVPGGAHAAVLPGGGSGFRIHEVGRAEAERSPWRGRRFAFAAASAVSFAAIALGGAVPLDAAGDSGARGQGGGNKVTPLRTATPTPAANTTTPGPGGGATTFRGTDGDRRRGGSGQTRPGSGPVIAAVPGEPDGQALNRHLGVSPLAHASSTTPLIRPTAAALHLAAAPVIGPVATPVPRHLAAPSQSAPPPSH comes from the coding sequence GTGAGCGGTACAGGTCCGACTCCTGCGGAGCAGCATCTGGGGGACCGGCTGGCCGCACTCGTCGACGGTGAACTGGAGCACGACGCCCGGGACCGGGTCCTCGCGCATCTGGCCACCTGTCCGAGATGCAAGGCCGAGGCCGACGCCCAGCGTCGTCTCAAGAACGTCTTCGCCCAGTCCGCGCCGCCGCCGCTCTCCGAGGGGCTGCTCGCACGGCTGCAAGGCCTGCCCGCCGGTCCCGGCGCCGGTGACGACGACGAGCCCGGCCCCTTCGGCGGCGGACGTGCCGCCGGCGGGGTGTTCGGAGCGCTGAACCCGTCCGCGGGAAGACCGCGCGACCCTCGCGCGGAGACGTTCGGCTACGTCCCCGGCGGGGCCCACGCGGCCGTTCTGCCCGGTGGCGGCAGCGGCTTCCGGATCCACGAGGTCGGCCGAGCGGAAGCTGAGCGCTCGCCGTGGCGCGGCAGGCGGTTCGCCTTCGCGGCGGCCAGCGCCGTGTCCTTCGCCGCCATCGCCTTGGGCGGTGCCGTTCCGCTCGACGCCGCCGGTGATTCCGGTGCGCGCGGACAGGGCGGCGGCAACAAGGTGACGCCGCTGCGCACCGCGACGCCGACGCCCGCCGCGAACACCACGACCCCGGGACCCGGTGGCGGCGCCACCACGTTCCGCGGCACGGACGGCGACCGGCGCCGGGGCGGGAGCGGCCAGACCAGGCCGGGCTCCGGGCCGGTGATCGCCGCGGTGCCGGGCGAGCCCGATGGTCAGGCGCTCAACCGCCACCTCGGTGTCTCGCCGCTGGCCCACGCCTCCTCGACGACCCCGCTGATACGTCCGACGGCAGCGGCGCTGCACCTGGCCGCCGCCCCGGTGATCGGTCCTGTGGCCACTCCGGTGCCCAGGCATCTTGCTGCTCCGTCGCAGTCCGCCCCGCCGCCTTCGCACTGA